TATACTTCACGCAATTTTCTATGATTTAACTTATTTAAATAAAGCATGAAGCGCTAACACACATGCAACGTCTTCATACATACAGACTTCATAATACATATAAGCCAAACACATGGGTTTTTCATTTCCAGAAACAAGTATCAACAGAAGTCACATAAATCATAAAATTGCATATGATCATCATTTATCATCATTCAATATCCAATAATTACGAACATAAAGGAACCATCCTTATGAAGCGGAAATCATAAATAAGgattcaataaaacaaaattaactCTAATTTTAAAACATCATACATGTCTTATTACTTGCATACTAAATTAAACCCAAGGCAATCAAACATGATTACATGAACAACAATAATTTAGATTGAAGCAATCACACAATCTCAATCGTTTGTTTAAATCATCATATGTATGCAGCGGAAAATCAATATTCTTAAGTTCTCAAAATTATCAAGAATAATTTTAAGACATCATTCATGGATCAAATCACCATTAAAGAAAAACTACAAATTATTTAACTCATGCTTTGCTACCACATTAAACTTAATCATATTAAAGCATGTAGAAGATATATCAAATCTTAAGAATTCATGGTCTTCACACAATACAAATGGTTGTGGGGTACTAACCTCTATTCATAAGTGTAAATGATCCAATTTGATCTTCCTCTTGTTTCAGTcatggtttcattttccttctccAATGGTCTTGTGGTGTTCATAACATACGCCACTTTCAAGGTTGTAAGAAGGAATTGCATCTTCTTCTGCCATCGGTTGAAATTGCCTCCATCAAACTTGTCCAATTTCACAAAATTAGACCCCATATCTTTGAGTGATGCAGCCATTGATTACGAACATTGAACCTAAAGATTGTTGGGAAATAATCTGTGTTGGGGAAGATGCTGCAACTCTTGgattgatgaagatgttgatgaTGGAAGTACGAAGATTCAAAGCGTGCATACGCACTAACCTTTAGGTTCAATTCGCCCCCACCAATTACTGTGTATTGGATGCAAGTGAGATAACCGGCGAATTCCATTCAGGatactttgaattccttgatgtGGTTTGCACTAACACACCAAGCGTATCTTTGATAATAGTTTACAGAAGTATGATTCCCACACTTCACTCATGCATTAGTGAAGTTAAGGATGATTTAGAATATAGTAAATGGAGGAGAAATTGACCAAAAGGAAGTCCAATTTCGTGCATCAGAATTGTCTTGTTTTTCTGCCCAAATAtctctttatatagagatacTAACATCTCTTGGTGAAGAGATATATCTATTTGAGAAACAACTTCCAGAAAGccgttatatattattaatgttcAGAATAATTTCCAACTATCATGTTGGTCCAACTGGCAAACAAGTCCCCTCACATGGGACGCACCTCTCGGGTTCCAATCCTGCCTTTAGCAGGTTTTTGCtaaaattttgaattaattCCATTAATTCACGAATAAAAATGAGAAACCAGGATTTGAACCATGGACATGCAAGAATGTAGCCAATCAACATAGTGATATAAAAATGAACATTAACTATTATAACCATTAAGATAATGCATATTTCTAAGTCcatatattttggaaatattCTCACacaccgcccaagcggcaggggGATCCAAtactttttactcatttttacTTCTTCTTGTTCTGCTATTGTTTCCTAATTGCTTGGCCCTTACCGGAGAGTTCTAGACTGGTTTATTGCATATATAGTTATATACCAATTCTAATAGCTAATAAAAGCAGATTTTCACTACAGGAAGTGTAAAGAATGTACAATTAAGAAATATATGATCCTGAAACGAGAACACCAAACATCATCATCACTTTCAGTAACATGAGCTTCTTGAGCTGTCAAGTAGAGGCTGCCATCAGGTCCCATTAATAATAATGTGAAGGTGAATGAGAAAATGGGTTTGATGGGAAACTTACCAAGAGAGATTTGAAAAGGGTGTGATTCATGCCCAGAACAGGTCTCAGAAATTTGGAGTTTGTAAATTACAATGTGAAATGAAAGGGTATACTTTGGCCCTGGAAATGACAACACTGGTTAGTTACAAAGTTTGTAAGGCTCCTTTCTATGTACACATGTCTCTGTCCAACCGGGGACTATGCTATATGCTTTATATGATGCACTAgtaggaaaattattttttaaaataattaaaataaaatttcacaataattattttaaatgaaaattgtattatcaatttaaaattaaaattaaataaataaatttaacatttttctaagtgaatattttttcttaaaactatTTTCATATGAACATAGTGGTAAATAGTGTTGCAATGCGTTTAGACTTCAAACTTTTTATCTTTAACTGTAACCATTGTAATCCACTCtcttatataataaaatagagTCCCCATTCTGATCAATGAGACTCTCTTCAGACACAGTCTCTCATTAAGCCGCATCAACATTTTTTATTGGTGCAAAGGCGAGGCCGGGCCCCTAAAAGAAGAGATAAAAGAGCACAAAACAACTACTTCTTCACAATCGAGCTGGCTtacatatttaatttctttctcTTATTTAAAGCATTAGCAATTTTGCCTTGTAAGTATAAGTTAACGAACAGTGCTGACAACTAGATGAACAATGTTTAGAACAGGTATAGTAAGAAAGAATCCTTTTCAAATGTCCTTGACAAATCTACAATCCCCAACACTAGCAATTTAGTTCCATAATTACTTCCAATGCTTCAGATGGGGCGATGCGATCAATcaacaaggaactatgcatatTCAAACTTTTAAAGAAACCTAATATATCAAGTCTTCAATGGCTGAACAAACTGGGACAAGGCCAGAAAGGATTAGGAGTTTTTAAGATGTAATCCTTTAAGCTGAAACAGAATATCCTGACTCCACGAGAATTAGTGTAAGAAAAGTAGATGCAATTCCCTTCAGCACCATGGTAATCTTGAGCTGACAGAGAAAAATTCGACTTATTACCCAAAACAATCACAACATCACCCAAATTTTTCACAACTTCCCATCTACCTGATTCTTCATTGACCTTGTAAACTTTAATATCAACTTCCTCGTTCAAAGAGAACGCTTTAATAGGCATATCAACCACATAGAGACTTCCACCACactccaccattttcttctCCTTGCCATTAGGCCACCCCCACAATGGCTGTGTAAACTGTACCAACTTCAAGGATGAAGGATTCATCCAAGAAATTGTTCCCAAGTCATTTATAACATAAAGTTTCCCCTTGTGAATGATTATATCATGGCAGCAATAACAACCCAATTTCATCATGGTCCACTTCATATCTCCAGTCTTGCGAACACACAACTTTCTACCACGAAATAAAGCAAACACCATGCGACCCTCCACATGAAAACTAGGGAACAATACCGCTTTTTGAACGTCATAGTCATAATTACCAGAGAGATTAAATACTTCAAACAACTCCACAGCCTTGAAGTTCATGATATCCAACACCCTTGGCGAAGTGTCACTTGAGAAAATCTGAGGGGTGTTAGAGATAGGAGAGCAGGTGAAAGGATTTAAGAGAGGAAGTGGCACGGATTCCGACATTATTATCCACCCTTTTGAAGAAGAAATAGACGGGTCTTGATCAATGTGAGATTCATGTGATAATGGTTTTAGACcatatattttcttttggagaagGCAAGATCTTCCGAGAGGAATGGCAAATGGCGTGTGTTCCGGGAGAGGGTGAGCGGAGCGCCATGTATTACATATACTTCGAAATCTGCGAATTTCAAATGTAGTGTTGTCTAGGGTGATTAGATGTTTGGCTATCATTGTCCACAACTCTGGAGGAAGATTTAACCATTCTACTATCCGTCCCTTTTCCATTACAACACTATCATTAAATTCAATATCGCTTAAGGTCTCAACCTCATCATCGGAACTCTTGTATTTCATATCTCAAATTCAATGAAATAGTGAAATACTATTGCTTCTCGCCCAGGGTTGAAAAACAATACCAAAAATATGAGCATATTCTTATATAAAAACCATAGTTAATGGACAAATCAATCTCCCCTTGTTATATAATATGAAAACTAAATTAAGATATTCAACCAATcaatttgatttgattgatatgtaattttttttttgttacagattgatatgtgatttgattaaAAGGCtatcaatatttaattttaaaactgtTCGTATTAGGAATATTAATAAGGGAAACTAAAATATGAAGATTCAAATttgatatataaataaattgtcAGTGCGTACAATTTTTTGGAATTATATAATTGGTTGTTATAAAAAAAGTGAGTATCTTAAACTGATAAGAACAAAAAAAGTGAGtatcttgtaaccaaaaaaaaaatgagtatcttttgaaactttttttttgacagtcatcttttgaaacttattatggaaaaaaatcaTGTATTGATTTATGAGATTTATTTAGatcttaattaaatttataaaaatcatGTATGGATTATTTTCATACTTCGATCCCTTAAGTACATGAATTACATAACTTGCAATTGATTAAAATCTACCTATATCAATATGAAAATACACAAATAAAACTAACATATACCACTAACACCCACAATTCCTATAATTAAACCTCATAACAAAAGAAATTCAAATAGATTGTAATGAACTCTAATAATAGATATGGATTCATATTCTCAactattccaaccaaacaaacATGCAACTGCTTTTCAGTTCTAATGGATTCCAACATTTCTCATCCAATCTACTCAGTACCTGCACAGGTGAACGAACTTGGGTGGtcaaatcatatatatataaccaGTACGCTAGTTCCAAGTCCAAAATGCTGACTTGTTTTTCTAGCTCTTCATTGTCCCATTGTTAACTACTTAACCTTCTCTTACCCAACCAAAGTGAATTACATGATATAAGGAGCTTGGGAACATAGATCTATCGCTTAGTTTAACAGACATGAAGATGAGACAGATGCAATAACAAATGTTGAATCCGAATTGAAATCAGGACTTGTTTCTAGAAGTTCTTTGATGAGGGGTATTGCATATATAGTTATATACCAATTCTAATAGCTAATAGAAGCAGATTTTCACAACAGGAAGTGTAAAGAATGTACAATTAAGAAATAGATGATCCGGAAATGAGAACATCAAACATCATCAGCATCACTTTCAGCAACATGAGCTTCTTGAGCTGTCAAGTAGAGGCTGCCATCAGGTCCCAACACCTTAAACCTACTCATTATTAATAAAGCAAGTGCATCAAAATGTGGACTAATTAAAAACTCAAGAGTGACAAGAATGAAACAAAAACTACAAAGCATGCCTAAAATAGATAATTATTTAACTGGTTACCAACTTACCTTTCAAGGATAAACTTTCCTTCTTTGTACTTCTCAGTCGTCTCATAAGCAGCCtcctaaaatgaaataaaataagctATATTAAAAACAAGAGGTTCCCCAATGCCAACAGCACCTAGATAAGTTATCAAATAACTCAAAACCCATGAGTTTTAAAACTGGTCCTTACATATTTCCATCCAACAATGGAACCGCATGCAACACAGAATATGTCAACCACAGTGTGCAATCCTGTGATCATCATCCGTTCTTCTTTCACGCCAACGGTGATATTCACACTGTCATAACATGGACTAACAAGATGTTATTTCAGTGACACTTCATACACATTCAAGTCTTATAGCGATCTTGCGTTTCCATCCCAATAACAATTGCACCAGCTGTGGTGCATTCAAGAACTATTAAGCATAAAAGTATCAAGATTTTCTCAAAAGATAATGTTAACCTTCTATATTTTTATAGAAAAACTAATTTTATATGCGGTAAAGCAGGGAGATACAACTGGGCATCATCATGCATAACATGTAACATGGTTAAATATTTGGCACAATTTTTATATTCTGATGTTCAAAGCTAAATATTTGACACAACAGCTTTAAAGCTGGTCATACATTGGCAGTCAGTAATGCTTATGTTAATTTGGTACTGAGAAAGTCAAATGACACTTACACTTTATCAAAAAGATAAGCCTTCCCATGCCTGCAATGGAAAGACTAAGAGAACAGCAAGGTTAGATCATCAAAAGGTCCCATTTTTACTTATGCATGTAGTTTGCAAAATGCCATATACAGTCTAAGATTTTATCAAGTTAACTGGGAACAGAACCATTCAAATATGGATGAAATGTCAGATTAGGAGAATAGACCAAAAGGTCAACATTTAAGATGTCGTCTAAGATACATAGTCTATTTGAAATAGTCTTTCAAACACTTCATCCTCCAATTTGTCCACTTTGTTTCTGATTCATATAGTTGTTTCCATATCATGCATATTCCTAGGGTGCACCATTTAATATATGCCAAGGTTCTAATTACAAATCGATATCAAAGATTTCCATCATGTCTCTCAGCTCATAAACGAACAGCGCGGGTTGATTGGGTTTGCAACCAAAATTTACTGTATTACACAAATATGGTAGAGAATTTTATGTATCACCCTTAGAGCCAAGGCTCTCCTCAATCCTCTGAGACGATAATTCTCAGCCTTGCACTCAATAAAACAGAATACAAACAGAAACTGTCCCCATTTCCCACCTTATAACTACACCACATACTGCTAATAACCGCTGAATAACTACCCAAATCACAACTTCCCTATTATACAATTAAATAACTACTACATAACTGCCCTATAACATACCAATAGTTTAATAACTGCTGCATAACTGTCCTACTACTAATTCTGGCTCTATCTAATTTCTCCTAGAGTACACACAAGCCACATTTTAGGCTTATTTTTAACATGATCCAAAACCCGACCCACATCTTAACTTTGGGCTCTAACACGGGTGTTGACACTGGCATCGCAACGGCTGCGTGGGACTAACCAAAGGGACAGCCTGCATGGACGCGAGGCTGCCGACCATAGTGGGATGTTAGGATCCAGTTACAAGGTATAGgattagagtcccacattggaagtacgAGGTTCTGCTATGGGGTTTATAGGACCTTGGGCCATCAAACAACAACTAACTTTTGTGAGTGGCTCTCCCAAGTTTCTAATCATACAAGAATCACAACAACTGAAAGACAAGATGATATTAGGGATGGAAGCATTAGAAAGGGTAGAACCTATTGACGAAAAGGCGGTACCTTAAGCGGTGGTTTTGGAACATGTGTGTAGAAGACCCAAACAACGATTAAGGAGGATAAATAAGATagaaaaaatgtaattaaatgTTCTGTTTCAGACACAATTTATGACAGGATTTTATGGCATCTCTGGTACATGTATTCATCAGTCATGGAGCATATCCAAAGCACAAGTAAGGAAGATAGATCACATAGAGAAGAATTCAagaaaaacaataaatcaaacTATTAAAAAGAATTTAGATCTAAATGTTCTGTTTAAGACATAATTTATGATAGGATCTTATGGGATGTTTGATCAATGTAGCCTACCCCACAAGTGACAGAAGGTCTTGATTATTAAAATAGCACAATTTAGAGGTGCCATTCTAGGAATTAGTATTGATAATGTTTCACAGAGACATATTTCCACTCTATAAATGCCTACTACTCCAAAAACCCAACATGATATAATCTATAATTAGTACTCATATGTATCTAATCCTAGGATCATGTTTCTTTTCTAAACTTGAGTTGATCCTATTTTTTGTAACCTTCCACCTTCGGGACGAATCACTACATCACTTTCATCATGATCAACCACTAAGGAGCCTTATATACCATAGCAAAAACACCAAAATTATTGTCATTGTATTATGACTATTTTCAGCAATTGAGAAATCAAATTCACGTGTAAGAAAAATAAAGACCTTggaaatgatatcatcaacaagAGCAAAATGTGTTTCGCAGTGCTTGCATCTATAGAAGTTTCCATCAAGATTGATCAAGAAAAGTCTTCCCATGTCTCTGTTTTCatcaatttgagaccactcagAAAACAGTTACCCAATTTCCCTTCAGTAAACTGCCCAACAatgataaaaagaaatgaaaaacacCAACCCAGAAAGGTCATTGAGAAAACAAAGACAACCCAGATAACATTTAGACTAGATAAATAGATAATCAATCTGATAAAgttaaattaagaaaatgaaagcatgcaaaaagaacaaaaaaggaaaaatttaGTGAAAATGCagaatatataataataataataatgtgaaGGTGAATGAGAAAATGGGTCTGATGGGAAACTTACCAAGAGAGATTTGAAAAGGGTGTGATTCATGCCCAGAACAGGTCTCAGAAATTTGGAATTTGTAAATTACAATGTGAAATGAAAGGGTACACTTTGGCCCTGGAAATGACGACACTGGTTAGTTACAAAGTTTGTAAGGCTCCTTTCTATGTACACATGTCTCTGTCCAACTGGGGACTATGCTATATGTTTTATATGATGCACTAgtaggaaaaatattttttaaaataattaaaataaaatttcacaataattattttaaatgaaaattgtattatcaatttaaaattaaaataaaatagataaatttaacatttttctaagtgaatattttttcttaaaactatTTTCGTATGAACATAGTGGTAAAGAGTGTTGCAATGTGTTTAGACTTCAAACTTTTTATCTTTAACTGTAATCATTGTAATCCACTAtcttatataataaaatagagTCCTAATTCTGATCAATGGGACACTCCTCAGACACAGTCTCTCATTAAGCCGCATCAACATTTTTTATTGGTGCAAGGGCGGGGCTAGGTgccaaaaaggagaaaaaagagcACGAAACAACTACTCATTCACAATCGAGGTACTGGTCGCATCGGCAAACAAAAGAGGCTCCAACTCTGGCGAAGGACCCTGAATAACCTGCAGAGCCTGATTTTTGGCGAGGTTTAATCTTGACAAGAAAATCTGCACACGCATTCCCTTCCCTCAAAGTGTGCCGCAAGTGCACCTCCCAGGAACGATCCAACAAGTCACGAATGTTTGTAATCAAAGAGGCATACCAATACTGAGGAGGTGGAGCTCGCTGAAGCCAAATACCTCCAGAGTCTTGAAAACAACCACCAAACCAACTTGTTGTGGCTGGGCACACACACTACCATCCACATTGAGGGCAACAAAAGTTGTCAAAGGTGGTGTCCAAGAAACAACCCTCGGAGCACGAGGAGTCGACGACTAGGCTAGAAAACGAAAGATCTCCTCCTTCGCTTCCAGCATGTGGGCTATGAGGACTTCGAGAGGTGTCTGATTCTGCTACATACACCACTTACTTCGATCATATCCCATGTAACAagatgacatgtcaaacatagcctatcTAACCAAATGAAAGGATCAAGCTCCAAGAATGCCCCACTCTTAACCCTCAGTTCTCTTGCAGTAACGAAGATGAACATCTTAGTGAACAAAGACTGCATTGTCGTGAATGTAACTTTGATTTAAACCAACCTATAAGCCATTTTTTGTTGGACTTAAATTACGAGGCACTCTGTGAGGAAGATAAGGAAAACCAGCTAGAGATTCATGAAGCACAACCATCAAAGCCTGATGCCATACACTTAGAAATAGagcatgaagaagaagagccaaTTGAGGACATGAGAATTAATGAATCAGAAGCAATTATAAATTATGATCGTAAAATAGTTTTTGTTATATCATGTTCTGCAAAAAAGTTACTTCTTTAACTTTGTTCAAATTTTCTTTATCACCATAAGGACGTGTACATCAaacaaaaatatttgaaaaataaagacCGAAAACCATTTCATCTCCTTTTTATGAGATTGATTTCGttcacattttctttttttcaaaatcGCACCAAACCCATTTATCAAGATTTTATCTTACCCCAACTTCGAACCAAACAACCCATGAGTACCCCTCTATTTGGAACTAAAAGGACTCCAAACATTGCAATCTTAATCTTTTCTGCTTAAAAAGGTGCAATTAAGATATGATTTATCTTGTTTGTATCAACTTTGGATGTTACCTAGCTCAGAATGTAATCAACATTTGAAGGATTCAAGGCCTCAACTAATCCAATCAACAAATAGGTTACTCACTCTCCTCTTCACAATGACAAAATTGAATAAAGAATGGTTTTTCCCACCCAAGGGAACAACATTAATACAGATCAGAAGATAAATACTTCTTGTGTAGTTCTTCTCTCGCCACCTATTCTTTGAGGAGGCCACACAAAAACATTAGGATCCAACTATAGAAGGAGATAATCCTTCTGGTGGAGTACTCTTGACAGCTCCTATTCTTTGTGGAGGCCACACGACATGGGTAACCCTTCCTCGAATGAGAGCCAAAGGAATCTGCCAAAAtaattgttagaaatataatgtaTAAAACTATTCATGCGTCATTTACCTAGtagcttaaacttttgggataattggttcatgacaaTAATATCAGGTtacaaattaaaacaaaaaccaTCTCGCATCAGCCACATTACACAGCATAGAAAATGTCCATAACAACCAATCAGTAAATATTCTCTGTGAAGGCTAACAATGCGGTACTTCTAACTTCTTCAATGAAGATTAGAGAGTGAATGCTGCatgtaaaaattaatttacaaaaAATGTTTGCTAAGTGACTAATACATTAATAGCCTAGTGTCGGGGTCTTGCCCAGATGCACAAACAAGCATGGCTAGTAAGCAAGTAAAATGGGAAATGTAGACTGGTAAGTTGATCCGGTAGTGAAACTATAGTGAAAGAGCACTTTGCTTAAATACACTAAGTAATGCAAAATTGCTACTACTAGCCTTTATTGCTTGAAATAAGTCAACAAAATTGATATGGACAAATAGTTAAGGTCCACTATTCTTGTAGTAATAGAAGCCTAGCTAGTCAAGTCTCACACAGTAATTCGTATGACACTTGATTTCATTTGCTCATGTGTAATAGAAATCTTGAGGTTTTTCACCGTGCAATACTAAAATATGTTTGAAAAGTCATCATAACCAACTTCAACTCCAAATCCGCAATCAATTAGAGCACTAAAACGATAAAGACCACAAAAAATGGTGAAGGTGACAAAACTTTTGAGTTGCAACCAAACACTCATTTCAATTATTGGTCCATATGATACTTCTTTCTTGCTTCATTTTGCATATCACACAACAGTATCATGAAAGAACTCATAATGGTAATAGCAACTTACAGGTCCAAATGATTTTGAATCCAAGCTAGAAGCTGCATTGTCTCCCTCAACCCAACAATGTCCTTCTGGAATCTTCAGCACATCATAGTTATGATGAGCGCCAATCCATTCACCAGGTAATGCAATTATTCTCTTTATGTGTGTCTCCTTGTGATTCAATGGGGAGCTACAGAAGTTTCAGAATGTGCCAATTAAAACATCCAAAAAACAGTAACTTAGTTTCAATGTAAATTATGATAAAACATGAATTATCTGAGTAGTAGCGTTCAATACCATAAATTAGACTCATATTGAACAAGAGCCAAGCCAACCAATGAAATACAGCTTAAAGAACAGGAGGTTGTTTATTACAATAAtaaactattatatatataatagtaaaCATTCATATGATGAACCATCCAAAGGCAAAAACTTCAACAGAAATGTTATATTAATCCAAAGACATGCTTTGCAACTTAAAACAATTTCAAGGCTCGTGGTGGCAAGTTCACCTAGCTATATACAGATACCTAATAAATTAGCTTTCAGATATCATATAGCAAAGGAATATATGGCATATAAATGCAAACATAATTCATAAGAATACAATACATGGAAAAGGACAGACAACAGTATTACCGAAAGACCACCACATCACCATGTGAAAACTTGTACTTCTGAAGGCAAAATTTTTCAACAAAGACATAGTCATCTGCAGCACAAACAACtgtcaaaacaataaaatttgcaattctaaaaacatttttttacccCTCTGTGAAGAAAAGTACCAGAAACACCTCCCATCAAAGAGTGAGTTTTAGGATTGAATGTGGGAGACATAGAGCCACCTCGAACAGGAACAACAGTCATGTAACGATCGGACACAGTCACAGATATGAGCCCAAATGTGACAAACTTTTTAGTAAAATTCCACAGAAAGCCGCTTGGCCCCATATGTTTAGGTGCATATATATGTCAAAAAGTATCATCCATCTGAACCCTGCTTTCCACCTGCCAGCAATGTGAAAATGTAAAAAACACAATTAAAGACCACATACTGATACTGCTGCCAACAAATATTGCGGCACAGCAGTTAAAAAGCTCCCATAGTCTCAATTCTCTAAGAACAATCAACAACTACAGAAAATATACACAGAATAAGCAAGCAACTAGCAAGGCAGCACTTTACACAATAAGAAAATGTAAGTTCAACTTATATCATAATCAGACTAAGAGTATACTTATCAGTTTAACATATTCCAATGCCAAAGCCAATaatcaaattaacaaaattCAAGTAAATTGAAACTAAGCATATCTCCTTATTTATGCATATAACTAGTGTCCCTCCTGAGTCATCGCCAAACGATTACCGGATCGATCCCAAGAACTTTTCTTAAGCCCATCAAGCGCACACGCTTAAGGGTTTGGACGGCTGTGTCCCCTCGCGAGTCGTCGCAAGACAATTACCCGGTCAATCGCATCGTAACCGGTGAAAACCCAAGGACCCAAgcccaaaaaata
This is a stretch of genomic DNA from Lotus japonicus ecotype B-129 chromosome 1, LjGifu_v1.2. It encodes these proteins:
- the LOC130727931 gene encoding uncharacterized protein LOC130727931 isoform X1 — its product is MGPSGFLWNFTKKFVTFGLISVTVSDRYMTVVPVRGGSMSPTFNPKTHSLMGGVSVVCAADDYVFVEKFCLQKYKFSHGDVVVFRSPLNHKETHIKRIIALPGEWIGAHHNYDVLKIPEGHCWVEGDNAASSLDSKSFGPIPLALIRGRVTHVVWPPQRIGAVKSTPPEGLSPSIVGS
- the LOC130727931 gene encoding uncharacterized protein LOC130727931 isoform X2; this encodes MGPSGFLWNFTKKFVTFGLISVTVSDRYMTVVPVRGGSMSPTFNPKTHSLMGGVSDDYVFVEKFCLQKYKFSHGDVVVFRSPLNHKETHIKRIIALPGEWIGAHHNYDVLKIPEGHCWVEGDNAASSLDSKSFGPIPLALIRGRVTHVVWPPQRIGAVKSTPPEGLSPSIVGS
- the LOC130727930 gene encoding protein yippee-like isoform X2; amino-acid sequence: MNHTLFKSLLSFHCRHGKAYLFDKVVNITVGVKEERMMITGLHTVVDIFCVACGSIVGWKYEAAYETTEKYKEGKFILERFKVLGPDGSLYLTAQEAHVAESDADDV
- the LOC130727930 gene encoding protein yippee-like isoform X1; the encoded protein is MGRLFLINLDGNFYRCKHCETHFALVDDIISKSFHCRHGKAYLFDKVVNITVGVKEERMMITGLHTVVDIFCVACGSIVGWKYEAAYETTEKYKEGKFILERFKVLGPDGSLYLTAQEAHVAESDADDV
- the LOC130712540 gene encoding F-box protein At2g26160-like is translated as MKYKSSDDEVETLSDIEFNDSVVMEKGRIVEWLNLPPELWTMIAKHLITLDNTTFEIRRFRSICNTWRSAHPLPEHTPFAIPLGRSCLLQKKIYGLKPLSHESHIDQDPSISSSKGWIIMSESVPLPLLNPFTCSPISNTPQIFSSDTSPRVLDIMNFKAVELFEVFNLSGNYDYDVQKAVLFPSFHVEGRMVFALFRGRKLCVRKTGDMKWTMMKLGCYCCHDIIIHKGKLYVINDLGTISWMNPSSLKLVQFTQPLWGWPNGKEKKMVECGGSLYVVDMPIKAFSLNEEVDIKVYKVNEESGRWEVVKNLGDVVIVLGNKSNFSLSAQDYHGAEGNCIYFSYTNSRGVRIFCFSLKDYILKTPNPFWPCPSLFSH